Proteins encoded in a region of the Anopheles aquasalis chromosome 2, idAnoAquaMG_Q_19, whole genome shotgun sequence genome:
- the LOC126569505 gene encoding probable aminopeptidase NPEPL1, producing MSLLKFHHLLQPTDPQNLPVLIIGQLRHLTELPFSRVSPKLEPRVSPETFAKAISSLQPSPTDVCSLYLDVARVAALPLKSSRHNTASRAHAITKLIQTNTTGVSESIVIVCEKQDLLASACAVARAFPLYNRKTSKQATAQPPPTVHIEFIVVGGSPDAVVEVTEEDVVALANVTVGIRLAARIVDAPCNEMNVSGFLAEVEDIAAGLGLKSKIIRGLELKERGFGGIYGVGKAALDPPALAVLSYEPQGATETVAWVGKGIVFDTGGLSIKGKTAMPGMKRDCGGAAAILGAFYAAVKSGFRQNLHAVFCLAENAVGPEATRPDDIHRLYSGCTVEINNTDAEGRLVLSDGVVYADRDLKANIILDMATLTGAQGIATGKYHGAILTNSDDWEARALEIGRRTGDLLSPVPYCPELHFSEFSSAVADMKNSVMDRGNAQVSCAGLFIGAHLGFEYGGAWMHVDMAAPVHNGERATGYGVALLAGLFGEHSNASILRDLAHQPKEQRNNANAYSSGIEPPLKKVCID from the coding sequence ATGAGTTTGCTCAAGTTTCACCATCTCCTGCAGCCAACAGATCCGCAGAATTTGCCGGTGTTGATTATTGGCCAACTGCGACATCTGACCGAGCTTCCGTTCAGCCGGGTGAGTCCCAAGTTGGAACCGCGCGTTTCACCGGAAACCTTTGCGAAGGCCATTTCCAGCCTGCAGCCGTCCCCGACCGATGTCTGTTCGCTGTACTTGGATGTGGCGCGTGTAGCGGCGCTCCCGCTAAAGTCCTCGCGACACAACACGGCCTCCCGTGCCCATGCCATCACCAAGCTGATCCAGACCAACACCACCGGTGTCAGCgaatcgatcgtgatcgtgtgcgAGAAGCAGGATCTGCTAGCATCGGCCTGTGCCGTCGCACGCGCCTTCCCGCTGTACAACCGCAAAACGTCGAAGCAAGCGACGGCTCAGCCGCCTCCGACGGTGCACATCGAGTTCATCGTAGTTGGCGGAAGCCCTGATGCTGTCGTCGAAGTCACCGAGGAAGATGTGGTTGCGTTGGCCAACGTTACGGTCGGCATCCGGCTGGCCGCACGCATCGTCGATGCACCGTGCAATGAGATGAACGTTTCGGGCTTTCTGGCCGAGGTGGAAGACATCGCCGCCGGACTGGGACTGAAGTCGAAGATAATCCGTGGACTGGAGTTGAAGGAGCGAGGTTTCGGTGGCATTTATGGCGTTGGAAAGGCCGCGCTGGATCCACCTGCCCTGGCCGTGCTGTCTTATGAGCCGCAAGGAGCGACGGAAACCGTTGCCTGGGTCGGTAAGGGCATCGTTTTCGACACAGGCGGCCTGAGCATCAAGGGCAAAACGGCCATGCCGGGAATGAAGCGAGATTGCGGTGGTGCAGCGGCAATTCTCGGTGCATTCTATGCCGCCGTCAAGAGTGGCTTCCGACAGAACCTGCACGCCGTGTTCTGTCTAGCGGAGAATGCTGTGGGACCCGAAGCGACACGCCCGGATGATATCCATCGACTCTATTCGGGCTGCACTGTCGAAATCAACAACACCGATGCCGAGGGTCGGCTCGTGCTGTCCGACGGTGTCGTCTACGCCGACCGGGACCTGAAGGCCAACATCATCCTCGACATGGCTACGCTGACCGGTGCTCAGGGAATTGCCACGGGCAAGTATCACGGTGCCATCCTTACGAACAGCGATGATTGGGAGGCCCGGGCACTGGAAATTGGACGTCGCACGGGAGATCTGCTCTCACCGGTACCGTACTGTCCGGAGCTGCACTTTAGCGAGTTCAGTTCGGCCGTGGCGGACATGAAAAACTCGGTCATGGATCGTGGCAACGCGCAGGTCAGCTGTGCCGGACTGTTCATCGGGGCCCATCTCGGGTTCGAGTATGGGGGTGCATGGATGCACGTCGATATGGCCGCACCGGTGCACAATGGTGAACGTGCGACCGGGTACGGTGTGGCCCTCTTGGCCGGACTCTTTGGGGAGCATAGCAACGCCAGCATTCTGCGTGATCTCGCCCATCAGCCGAAGGAGCAGCGTAACAACGCCAATGCCTACTCGTCCGGCATCGAACCTCCACTCAAGAAGGTTTGCATCGATTAA
- the LOC126569509 gene encoding ankyrin repeat domain-containing protein 49 produces the protein MSSRSLKDWDNIANSLNEGDGEEAEEELDTLEALQEKMAKVPRGMFVSGWDDPDELIEEDNDPKASLERHALWAAGENKLDVFAAIVSRKPAVVHAIDRDGYTVLHKACYNANLPMARLALQYGADIHARTGMGWTALHSACKWNNAGAAALLLQFGADVNARSDGDQTPLHIAVTVSSCRETLVTLLMNEECDPERRNNSNEKAEEIAKRSGPSFPLFAMAHPAYRVETGMID, from the exons ATGTCGTCTCGGTCCCTTAAAGACTGGGATAACATCGCCAACAGTCTCAACGAAGGCGATGGCGAAGAGGCCGAAGAGGAGCTGGATACACTGGAGGCGTTACAGGAGAAGATGGCCAAAGTGCCGCGCGGTATGTTTGTGAGTGGCTGGGATGATCCCGACGAGCTGATCGAAGAGGATAACGATCCAAAAG CCAGCCTTGAGCGACACGCACTGTGGGCCGCGGGGGAAAACAAGCTGGATGTGTTTGCTGCGATCGTGAGCCGTAAGCCGGCCGTCGTacatgcgatcgatcgcgatggtTACACCGTTTTGCACAAGGCCTGCTACAACGCCAATTTGCCGATGGCGCGATTGGCGCTACAGTACGGCGCCGATATACACGCACGAACGGGTATGGGCTGGACGGCGTTGCACTCGGCCTGCAAGTGGAACAATGCTGGCGCAGCGGCACTTTTGCTACAGTTTGGTGCCGATGTGAATGCGCGCTCGGATGGAGATCAGACGCCGCTGCACATTGCAGTGACCGTGTCGAGCTGCCGAGAGACGCTGGTGACGCTACTGATGAACGAGGAGTGCGATCCCGAGCGTCGTAACAATTCGAACGAAAAGGCCGAAGAGATAGCCAAGCGAAGTGGACCCTCGTTTCCGCTTTTTGCCATGGCACACCCGGCGTATCGGGTTGAGACGGGTATGATTGATTAG